The DNA segment atgattgtatgtattgaaaaggttcaagtttagggttgtttggggaaatttaaaaggcaaaagaaaagcattgagctcaagtgttgaaaaagaaaaatgcatgagaaaaaaagaagaagaaaagaaaaaaaaaaacataaaagatgagctcaatgtcaaaataaaagaaaaagggaagaagttgggaatgagtgagattggtgaaaaagagagtttatACTTGaacttttaatgttaaaatagttctcttgactcaaggattttgtgatctggaaaaaccaatttttcttgttaccccagcctcattacaagccttggaaaagtccttgtgatgacatttgcatgtgagaatgttgattgttttagatgaagggcaattttcttatatgtgacatgtgaatagttgagagtggagtaccctcctaaacacttgagtgattgagtgaaacacttgcttggtgagaattgttgaattccatgtttatatctatgcttagtggattgatcattcatgaataaaacatctgttgggaattatgtgattatgtgaactaaattggattgaaagcatgcatgcatcttgataggattccactgataatctgaattgaataataacttgttatgaggaaaatgagttttgaaaatattgaactatttgatgaaaaagtggaaagccaagttttgtcttgtttgcttgaggacaagcaaaagttctaagtttggggttgtgataacggtcaaaaaaccattattttcatgcttaaatatcatatcaaacacaccctttgtggcttagaatgagcctaaaatcaagtaaaacacttagttaagtcatgagagagtcaaaagttggttttagagatattatgcttcttTGCTTGGTATGATTCAAcagtaatcaatttggttgttatgattGCTACTAGttgttttaactgttataactgtctggtgacagtcgactatattagtggcaaagtcgactacaggagcgtctggtttatagaaaactataaataaacgtGATTATCTAATTCACAGAGACTTTGGTTATTCAAACAAATTCATTTGCTGTTTAAAATTGTGATCTTTGTGAaaatgctccaagaactcatcaagaggatggaggagatctttctttgaagagtttcttacaaagaaatttgcgcttactgtttgatcaaaatCTGCAATGttggtgttcatcatattgatcaagactttTATCAATGTATTGAAGATTGGGCTgccctgttgggattacaggaagagAACTTGTGGAGTTCTgtgcactttgaggattgttcaaagtgggttgaagattgcagaagaggggatatcttgatGCAGATCTTTATGTTGttgcctatacttttagttagagggttagagagattgtttatacttttgacgtggaggtctctacaGAAATCTTGTGTAAAAAACTTGACCAATATAATTCATTggcttcctggttgtggaaggacaATGGATTtaggcattgaggccaaaccagtataaaaattttgtgtttgctttctctttccctgaactctttactttaagtcgaTTTACATTCTGcgtagtcaactttatttttccgctacacttaaacttcttattccttgcgattcaagaaacttagtaaagctttatactttgtgtaaaagattttaaaaagactctgatttttgaacctcaccaattcacctccctcttggtgttaaagcTAAGCCATCCTGTTTCCAACAATGATGATCCCTTCTTGggtttccctttttctttcacaaatttCCTAGAgggttcctttttttttcacttgttttCCCTCCCTCTTATAGTCTTTCTTAACATATGATTTTGAGTAATCAACTTTCAAAACTTTTCTCAAATCTTGTTGCTCTAACTTAATGCAAATTTGTACCAAACTACTAAATTCTTGGTAGGGCAACAATTCCACTCTATCTCTAATGTCAAGATTGGGAGTAGTTAAAAATGTAGAAATGGTggttccttcttcttccctaaTTCCCGCCCACATCATGTAGGGTTTCATCTTTTGCCTATACTCTTCCACACTCATAGTTCTTTGTTGAAGCCTTTGGAGTTTATCCATAAGCTCCCTATGGTAGTAGGAAGGTGTGTGTCTTCTTCTTAAGGAACTTTTCAAGTCATTCCAATATCGAACTTGAGGGGAATTGGAGAGTCTTTTTTCTCTCACTAAGGAAGTCCATCAATACATGACATTTCCTTGGAAGCTTATGGTGGCTAGGGCAACTTTCCTATCCTCTACTATTTGATGGCACTCAAATGGTTGTTCTAGTTTCATCTCCTAATCTAGGATTGTCTCAACATGTCTTTTTCCCATGAAAATGAAGAAGGCCTACCCTAATCTCTCTTAGTGCTTGTTCCAGCTCCCTTCTATACCTTTTATGTGGAGGAGGTCGGTAGAATTGGGTGGCAAGCCTACTATCTTCCTCAAAGTGTTTGATTTGTGTGGGATTTTTTGAACTCCTCCTTGAGTGCCTCCTACTCCTACTTTTTCTTATATCTTcttggaattttttttcattaggaACTTTAACCTCTTCTTCTAAGGTGGCAAGATACTGCTCTCTTTaagctctttctttttctttcaaaatagaTTCTTgctttttccaaatttttagTGATTTTAGTTCCTTGACCAAATGTTTTAAACTTAGTTGGGTCTCTTCATTACCAATTTGGTAAAAAGGTTCCATAGACATTCTTAAGGTTTTCGAAAAAGATATGCAATTCACAAACAAACttgtatttcaaaaataatttcctTAAGAGATTTAAGGAGATAAAAGGATCTCAAGTTCATTTCCAAGAAAGGGAGGAAAATCACTAAGGATTACTTAAAATCCAAGTCTTTCCTAGAAAAAGTTTACCTCAAGCCCTCTTGCACCAAACTTCTCAAATGGAAATAGGTTTGATACACAAGTGGACACTCAACTATAAGTAATTAAACTAGACTATGCCATCATATTAGTCTAGGGTAAGGGCATTTCACTACTTAGAAAGTGGAGTATTTGTTATACCATTAATGAAGGGGTGTTAATGATTTCCCCTACTGCCTAGGATTTGTTTGTTGCTAGTTTAGCTTTGGAGGTGGGTTTATACTCGCTTTCTTCTTTAGTTTCACGAATGGTGCAGACACGAGACACAACTCTTTACGCCGAGTTCGAGTTATTAAGGATTGCTTTCTCCTTCCCTTTTCTGTTTACTCCTTTAGCTTTAACCTTCCTTCTGAATGTATCGTTTTCTTCCCTCATAgctgtcgcaaccgggatcgcgacgggacgacgaaccgaaaaacaaacgggttttggaaaatattttgggagtcgccaccataatttattttggaaaactatggaaaaaccctaaaaaaaacatggtctacgaaaaagagatttttaagttcgggaatcggttacgcgtaaggaaggtgttagcaccctaccgcgcctgcccaaaggcagtacctttaattaaatgtataaaattaatgtgatttttcttttaaaatatttcattttccccaaaaacaaaatcaaatagaataaaatattaggaaacaaaaaatattttttgttttatgaacccgacaagattgaccttggtcctacgtatatccattaatggacaatcagggatcacgtagttctttatgTAGAAAAAGGTTTAtgagtttgttaaaaaaaatggattgatttatatttttgaaaagtgaacccgaaaatcagggatcacgtaattttgataaaaagatttagtttaacaaaaattaaccttttggttttaaatattttgtgtattttttttgtgttaaaaaaatggtggaaaaagaagaaaagaaaatgtaggCTAACGcgcacttatatttaaaaatccatgattttaagaaaacattgtctgtgtaaaaagaaaaaatctttggaagaaaactttaaagtataataacagGAGAAGAATAAGAGTGTAGAgatgacatacctttttagcttctggAATTCCCTTAGTGCTTCCTTGGTGGTTGTTGTCGATAGAATCCTTAggtgtgagaacctatttttctctatactctctccttcaatctctaatatctctaagtgttttcctctatttttttttcgtcctttttctttcacaaagtgtgtatttataggcacatattgtaatattatgacaattttgccttaaaagtgaattaattgacaatagacaaaatagggaaagaaatagtcttgattgcaatcaaataaatcaaataatattcaagacaaaagattataataattgttggaaaatttgtccattttaaaaaagggatcttatttttctctttaggaagaaactgATGCANcaaattatatcaatatatttttaaatattatttaccaTTATTggcataatattgattcaaattattaccatattaaactaatatttcaaaaacaatctAAAGTGATGTGCCCTGCATTaaggaatattattttattattttctcttattctttaatcttgattatttactttccaggacgaaattgggtgttgacaatagCGTTCATCTTCTTTGCGCTCCTCTTGTTGAACTCGACAAACTCTTGCTGCATTTGTCTTTGTGCCTCCAACATATAGTGGTTGTGTTAGTCGAGGAGGGCCTCGATCCCATCTATCTTGTTTTAGTCATCCTACTCCTTGTAAACACCATGAATGCTtcttctttacaaaatatatgtcAACCCCAAAGTGGGCACCAATTGCTCTTGTAGGTTTCAATATATCTTGTCAAGACTTTTACTCCAAACACTTCTAGTTCCACACACAAGGTAGTTATCCTCTCTAAAGGATACTCGTCCACTCTAGTCCGAATAAGAATTATGCTTGCAAAAGATACTCTGACGTTCAAGTCAGCCAAGTGTATTAGATAATGATAAATCCAGTAATTAAtgaatgtaatttatatatatcatcATGACATGTTATCTATACTAATGCTCGTGGATCATTACATGAATGGACCTGAATCACGGAATCTAATCACCTGTTAATCTTGTAGtaattttttcttccttatcttaATTGTATATTATGAAAGCTAATTAATCTTACTTATATAGTCAATcataaacaaacaaatcatGTGTCGCATTGGTAAGATATATATGGACGTCTAGAGTACAAATTATTAATCTAAACAATGagaagtaataaataattataattttaaaaaatcaaatcgTAAACATAcgtaataaaaagtaataacttTACTTAGGAGTTTAAATCCATTTTGATTCTttgaactaaatatttttttttataagtttttggtgtcaaatatttataaaaggaaaaaagaaacttaCGGAAGATTGTTCTTGATAAGATTACGTTAGACTATGGGATGAATCCTGATACGACATCACGAAAAAAGAAACGAGAAATCAGTTGGTGGGACCCATACATAGGAAAGGCAACAGCATAAAAGGACCAAACTCGCTTGAACTTAGACACCATTCTGGTTCTGTCCACTCAATCTTTGATTTTCTGTGAAGAGCAACGTCAATGGCTACTTTGTAAGAAAGCTCTCTGTTACCAGCTTGTTCCTAAACTACCCTCTTTTCTAATGCGCTCTCTCTGTGTGACTTTAACAGTGGCGCGCAAGGTGTTCGTCCTCCTCCATTGACATCCACCTCCGATCAACCTCCTCTTTTTGACGGCACCACCAGGTGGTTCTCCAAAATTCactttttcttcatgtttttttgcTTCAATTTTCAGAAGTCCTTACTTTTTTACCATTCCTTAGGTTGTACACCAGTTATGGTTGCCCCTATGCACAACGTGTATGGATCACTAGGAACTACAAGGTTCTTTCTTAAATTCTCATCTGTCTACAGTATTCTAGTCATACATGTAATTCTCATGCTGGTAACTGACACCATAGGGGTTACAAGAAAAGATCCATTTGGTCCCCATAAACCTTCAAGACAGGCCAGCTTGGTATAAGGAGAAAGTCTACCCTGAAAATAAGGTAATTAAAGGGTTCTATGTTGATTTGATTGATATGGTTTGTTTAGCAAGTTGAATTTGTTTCcctaaaatatgatttatttgtaGGTGCCATCATTGGAGCACAATGGCAAGGTTCTGGGAGAAAGTCTTGATTTGATCAAGTATGTAGATGTCAACTTTGAAGGGACACCTTTGTTTCCCACTGTAAGAACTAAGCACTTCACATTACTTCTGTTTTTCCCCTTAATGGCCTTTTCATATTTTCTCAGTTGTTGGAGTAGATTAACAATGTtaagttgaaattattttaggaTCCTGCCAAGAAAGAGTTCGGTGAGCAATTGATATCCCATGTTGATACATTCACCAGAGACCTGTTCGTTTCATTGAAAGGAGATGCTGTACAAGAAGCCAGTAAGCGCGATATTCAAGTTTGTAAATAGAGGAAAGTTTTATTTTCCTTCATTCTTTGGTCCTTAGAATGGTGATTTAAACCAGGTTCTGCTTTTGGATACTTGGAGAATGctcttggtaaatttgatgatGGGCCATTCTTGCTTGGTCAGTTAAGTTTGGTAAGTTGAAATCAACTCGTGATCTTCAGTTTTCATTTTCCTTGTAAAGTTGTTGTTTTCTGACCAATCACCAATCCTTGTGGTGGTGCATGTGAATTATGTTATCATATCTCAAATTATCATTATAGCATTAGTTTCTCATTTCATCTTTATTTCTTAGgcttaattttcatatttctttattttatcagGATGTGTTTCCTTAGTTAATCACCACCAGTAAAATTacggtcttttttttttatatataaatttctcCTTAAAACACTTacagaaaaaataagataaaataaattttatctacaCACCAATTTGGAAAAACTATAACGagataactttaaaaaattattttatacataaactaattttaacttataaaaaaaaatgtttaacttgtaaatgtttgtaaaaaatttatccAGAATTTTGGACTATTACTATACAGTTAAATATGTTAAGATATTAATACATTTCTATGGTTGTTAATTGAtatcaattaatatttcaatatcTATCTCTTCCTCCCTCTATTAAAATACAACATTCAatatgatgaaaagaagaactCATGATTTAATCCTTGGTGTAGTATTTAATCCTTGgtatatttggaaaagaaaaatcaaagtttgtttttttaatttgaaatcgtctaaccaaattttgacacatgtgcagtattaaaatgatgtcaaaaaatggtgttaaaatataaaatcaatgtctctgtagattttttttcttataatttttaaatgattttataatcaGGTGGATATAGCATATATTCCATTTGTTGAAAGATTTCAAATTGTCTTTGCTGAGTTGTTCAAACATGACATCACAGAAGGAAGGCCTAAGATTGCAATATGGCTTAAGGTACCCATTATCAGTGTAaaatttcttccattttttgtGGAACCAGCACTTTGTTCATATGATGAAGTTTGTTATTTGCTGTATGAGTGTTGACAGATTGTTTCCATTTGATAAGAAAAACCCTTGTGAAcgaaaaagtttcttttacaGGAGCTGAACAAGATTGATGCTTATACAGAGACAAAAGTCGATCCACAGGAAGTCATTGATCTTTTCAAGGAACGTTTTCTGgtactaaaatatatttctaatctTTTAACTACTGattttgaagaactttgattgtttttttactGTTTCATTTGCTACTTCCCCTGCAGCCTAAACAGTGAATGCTTGATGCTTCAGGCTTCCGCTAAGATTTAGACTCTGCCAATAAAGCGTTATCTGCATTGATGGGAGCACAGGATGCATCTTCAATCAAGTTATCTGTGTTTAGACTATGCCAATAAAGCGTCCTCTGCATTCATGGCAGCACAGGATGCATCT comes from the Vigna radiata var. radiata cultivar VC1973A unplaced genomic scaffold, Vradiata_ver6 scaffold_108, whole genome shotgun sequence genome and includes:
- the LOC106754409 gene encoding glutathione S-transferase L3 isoform X2; amino-acid sequence: MATFGAQGVRPPPLTSTSDQPPLFDGTTRLYTSYGCPYAQRVWITRNYKGLQEKIHLVPINLQDRPAWYKEKVYPENKVPSLEHNGKVLGESLDLIKYVDVNFEGTPLFPTDPAKKEFGEQLISHVDTFTRDLFVSLKGDAVQEASSAFGYLENALGKFDDGPFLLGQLSLVDIAYIPFVERFQIVFAELFKHDITEGRPKIAIWLKELNKIDAYTETKVDPQEVIDLFKERFLPKQ
- the LOC106754409 gene encoding glutathione S-transferase L3 isoform X3, which gives rise to MATFGAQGVRPPPLTSTSDQPPLFDGTTRLYTSYGCPYAQRVWITRNYKGLQEKIHLVPINLQDRPAWYKEKVYPENKVPSLEHNGKVLGESLDLIKYVDVNFEGTPLFPTDPAKKEFGEQLISHVDTFTRDLFVSLKGDAVQEASSAFGYLENALGKFDDGPFLLGQLSLELNKIDAYTETKVDPQEVIDLFKERFLASAKI
- the LOC106754409 gene encoding glutathione S-transferase L3 isoform X1, producing MATFGAQGVRPPPLTSTSDQPPLFDGTTRLYTSYGCPYAQRVWITRNYKGLQEKIHLVPINLQDRPAWYKEKVYPENKVPSLEHNGKVLGESLDLIKYVDVNFEGTPLFPTDPAKKEFGEQLISHVDTFTRDLFVSLKGDAVQEASSAFGYLENALGKFDDGPFLLGQLSLVDIAYIPFVERFQIVFAELFKHDITEGRPKIAIWLKELNKIDAYTETKVDPQEVIDLFKERFLASAKI
- the LOC106754409 gene encoding glutathione S-transferase L3 isoform X4, coding for MATFGAQGVRPPPLTSTSDQPPLFDGTTRLYTSYGCPYAQRVWITRNYKGLQEKIHLVPINLQDRPAWYKEKVYPENKVPSLEHNGKVLGESLDLIKYVDVNFEGTPLFPTDPAKKEFGEQLISHVDTFTRDLFVSLKGDAVQEASSAFGYLENALGKFDDGPFLLGQLSLELNKIDAYTETKVDPQEVIDLFKERFLPKQ